The Coriobacteriia bacterium genome has a window encoding:
- a CDS encoding fibronectin type III domain-containing protein, with protein sequence MGGLGGASARVRRIASYALFAFSVILALVFAAPVFAGDGTLVDAGFEAGTDAAALSTPPWINVGTTLRREYDNTRAAAGTQSAWIQGPASASFAGVAESQSASMTADGSEIRFWLYQETTTTPRRFYDNIAAGGTYGSHLVLLAADGTIQVNMAKAALPAGYALGYNVVGTQSTGWTQYRITHDFSNQTITLSTRKNSSDAWTGLKSATAATYDIPMRGSATVTRTGGLAFSASTSGNFWLDELRYDAAGITDPVPDTTPPTSPAAGIAADVAADQGGALSLSWTPATDNIGVTGYKLYRGISAGTYDSVTTTTLTAANLSGLLTDTRYYFAVSALDAAGNEGEKSPEFSAVPTDDIAPAIPAGLSGSAQGANRVSVSWSANAESDLAGYDVYRDGVKINGALVTGTSYLDSGLATSTAYAYSVCARD encoded by the coding sequence ATGGGTGGGCTCGGGGGAGCTTCGGCTCGCGTTCGACGGATCGCGTCGTACGCACTTTTCGCGTTTTCGGTGATTCTCGCTCTGGTGTTCGCGGCCCCCGTCTTCGCAGGCGACGGCACGCTCGTCGACGCCGGCTTCGAGGCCGGTACCGACGCAGCCGCACTGTCCACCCCGCCGTGGATCAACGTCGGCACCACGCTGCGTCGCGAGTACGACAACACGCGCGCAGCGGCAGGCACGCAGTCGGCCTGGATCCAAGGACCGGCATCGGCGTCCTTCGCCGGTGTCGCCGAGTCACAGAGCGCCTCCATGACAGCCGACGGCTCAGAGATCCGCTTCTGGCTGTACCAAGAAACCACGACCACCCCCCGCCGCTTCTACGACAACATCGCAGCCGGTGGCACGTACGGTTCCCACCTCGTGCTCCTGGCCGCCGACGGCACCATCCAGGTCAACATGGCCAAGGCCGCACTGCCTGCCGGCTACGCACTGGGCTACAACGTCGTCGGCACACAGAGCACCGGATGGACCCAGTACCGCATCACCCATGACTTTTCGAACCAGACCATCACACTGTCGACGCGCAAGAACAGCTCAGATGCCTGGACGGGCCTGAAGAGCGCGACTGCCGCCACCTACGACATCCCCATGCGCGGGTCTGCCACCGTCACCCGCACGGGCGGTCTGGCCTTCTCCGCCTCGACCTCGGGCAACTTCTGGCTCGACGAGCTCCGCTACGATGCCGCCGGTATCACCGACCCGGTTCCCGACACCACACCGCCAACAAGCCCCGCCGCCGGTATCGCAGCCGACGTGGCCGCTGACCAGGGCGGCGCACTGAGTCTGTCCTGGACCCCCGCCACCGACAACATCGGTGTGACCGGCTACAAGCTCTACCGCGGCATCTCGGCAGGCACCTACGACTCGGTGACCACCACCACGCTGACCGCAGCGAACCTCTCAGGCCTTCTCACCGACACGCGCTACTACTTCGCCGTGTCCGCCCTGGACGCCGCCGGTAACGAGGGCGAGAAGTCACCCGAGTTCTCAGCCGTTCCCACAGACGACATCGCACCCGCCATCCCCGCAGGTCTTTCCGGCTCCGCCCAAGGTGCCAACCGCGTGAGCGTCTCGTGGTCGGCCAACGCCGAGTCCGATCTGGCCGGCTACGACGTCTACCGCGACGGGGTCAAGATCAACGGGGCCCTTGTGACGGGCACCTCCTACCTCGACTCAGGCCTTGCCACCTCCACCGCGTACGCCTACTCGGTCTGTGCGCGCGATG
- a CDS encoding MBOAT family protein, translated as MSTSPADYLGALAGIVQFTTWIYLVLLALAVISYFALPGVRTRTAWLLFLSLGFYGLIEPKRTAVLLVMTGIAYGAGLLIGRGDRADDDPDATLTLRQAALGGTVVLLVAGLALFKYAAQLSAGGVALLGGFGDGMAAILSALIMPVGMSFWTFQTIAYVVDVYRGDTKPERNPFLFLLAVSFFPVVTSGPITKVQALTEQLRVRHRFDYAQMNSGLLLIGRGFFKKLIVADRLAPFVNSVYSSPRSHSASTDGLLLFVASVFFAIQLYMDFSGYTDIVRGSARLFGVELPINFRAPYFARSVRDFWRRWHITLMNWLRDYVYIPLGGSRVGSARRYFNLLVVFAVSGLWHGTGWQYLAWGLLNGFYMVAGGLLEPVNTKVTSILRIDRDSLAHRVFQTTLTFTLVTIAWVFFRAQTLGDALYIVARMFSPTLWIFNNGTLLKQGLGATEIAIAVIGTAVVFLAEWLSLRHDMLGAVRRQPLLYRWALYYALIFVVLVFGAYGGAYNAANFLYFKY; from the coding sequence GTGAGCACGTCTCCGGCGGACTACCTGGGAGCGCTGGCAGGCATCGTCCAGTTCACCACCTGGATATACCTCGTGCTGCTTGCGCTTGCGGTGATCAGCTACTTCGCGCTGCCGGGTGTCCGCACCCGCACTGCGTGGCTGCTGTTCCTAAGCCTCGGCTTCTACGGGCTGATCGAGCCGAAGCGCACGGCCGTTCTGCTTGTGATGACCGGCATCGCGTACGGAGCAGGCCTGCTCATCGGACGGGGAGACCGTGCTGACGACGACCCCGATGCGACCCTGACGCTGCGCCAAGCGGCCTTGGGTGGCACCGTGGTGCTGCTCGTGGCCGGGCTTGCGCTCTTCAAGTACGCGGCGCAGCTATCGGCGGGGGGCGTCGCGCTGCTCGGCGGGTTCGGCGACGGTATGGCAGCGATCCTCTCGGCCCTCATCATGCCGGTCGGCATGTCGTTCTGGACGTTCCAGACCATCGCGTACGTGGTCGACGTATATCGCGGCGATACCAAGCCGGAACGCAACCCGTTCCTGTTCCTGCTTGCGGTCTCGTTCTTCCCTGTGGTGACCTCGGGGCCGATTACCAAGGTCCAGGCACTCACCGAGCAGCTACGTGTCCGGCATCGCTTCGACTACGCCCAGATGAACTCGGGGCTGCTGCTCATCGGCCGGGGGTTCTTCAAGAAGCTGATCGTCGCAGACCGGCTCGCACCGTTCGTGAACTCGGTCTACTCCTCGCCGCGGTCGCATAGCGCGAGCACGGACGGACTGCTGCTCTTTGTTGCATCGGTGTTCTTCGCGATTCAGCTCTACATGGACTTCTCGGGCTACACCGATATCGTGCGCGGCTCCGCTCGGCTGTTCGGCGTCGAACTGCCGATCAACTTCCGCGCGCCGTACTTCGCACGCAGCGTGCGCGACTTTTGGCGCCGTTGGCACATCACGCTCATGAACTGGCTGCGCGACTACGTCTACATACCGCTCGGCGGCAGCCGAGTGGGCTCGGCGAGACGCTACTTCAACCTGCTCGTGGTGTTCGCTGTCTCGGGTTTGTGGCACGGCACCGGTTGGCAGTATCTCGCGTGGGGTCTGCTCAACGGCTTCTACATGGTCGCCGGTGGCCTGCTCGAGCCGGTGAACACCAAAGTGACATCCATCCTGCGCATCGACCGTGATTCGTTGGCGCATCGCGTCTTCCAGACGACGCTCACGTTCACGCTGGTGACCATCGCGTGGGTGTTCTTCCGAGCCCAGACTCTCGGTGATGCGCTCTACATCGTGGCGCGCATGTTCTCGCCTACGTTGTGGATCTTCAACAACGGCACCCTGCTGAAGCAGGGGCTGGGTGCGACGGAGATAGCGATCGCCGTCATCGGAACTGCCGTCGTGTTCCTAGCCGAGTGGCTCTCGCTCAGGCACGACATGCTCGGGGCCGTGAGGCGTCAGCCGTTGCTGTATCGCTGGGCGCTGTACTATGCGCTCATCTTCGTGGTGCTGGTGTTCGGTGCGTACGGCGGTGCGTACAACGCAGCCAACTTCCTCTACTTCAAGTACTAG
- a CDS encoding NAD-dependent epimerase/dehydratase family protein — MKALVTGGAGFIGSNLVELLLAEGHEVVILDDLSSGYAENLNPGATFIDGDVSAEGAADKAAAGCQVIFHLAASVGNTRSIDNPVRDSEINVIGTLRVLEAARVHGIQRVVASSSAGIFGELKTLPIAEDHPQDPDSPYGVSKLAEEKMCLVYNKLYGMKNVCLRYFNVYGVRQRFDAYGNVIPIFAERMLRREQVTIYGDGEQTRDFVHVSDVAQANYRAGISPEAAGSFNLGSATRISINDLADMMAEVTGEDVEIVHGDPRPGDVRDSLAEIAAARAAFGFEPMADIRDGITAYIEWLRGDPVTAARWAG, encoded by the coding sequence ATGAAGGCACTCGTCACCGGCGGAGCCGGGTTCATCGGAAGCAATCTCGTTGAGCTGCTGCTCGCCGAAGGCCACGAGGTCGTCATCCTCGACGACCTGTCCTCCGGCTACGCCGAGAACCTCAATCCGGGCGCGACGTTCATCGACGGCGATGTGTCTGCCGAAGGCGCCGCCGACAAGGCCGCCGCCGGCTGTCAGGTCATCTTCCACCTCGCCGCGAGCGTGGGTAACACGCGCTCTATCGACAACCCCGTGCGCGACTCCGAGATCAACGTCATCGGAACCCTGCGCGTGCTCGAGGCAGCGCGCGTGCATGGCATCCAGCGTGTGGTCGCGTCGTCATCGGCAGGGATCTTTGGGGAGCTCAAGACGCTTCCCATCGCCGAGGATCATCCTCAGGACCCCGACTCTCCCTACGGCGTGAGCAAGCTCGCCGAGGAGAAGATGTGCCTCGTTTACAACAAGCTCTACGGCATGAAGAACGTGTGCCTGCGCTACTTCAACGTTTACGGCGTTCGCCAGCGTTTCGATGCGTACGGCAACGTGATCCCGATCTTCGCCGAGCGCATGCTGCGCCGCGAACAGGTCACCATCTATGGCGATGGCGAGCAGACCCGCGACTTCGTGCATGTTTCCGATGTCGCGCAGGCCAACTACCGTGCCGGCATCTCGCCGGAAGCCGCCGGCTCGTTCAATCTCGGCAGCGCCACGCGCATCTCCATTAACGACCTCGCCGACATGATGGCCGAGGTCACGGGGGAGGACGTTGAGATCGTGCACGGTGACCCGCGTCCGGGTGACGTGCGTGACAGCCTCGCCGAAATCGCCGCCGCGCGCGCAGCCTTCGGCTTCGAGCCGATGGCCGACATCCGAGACGGAATCACCGCCTACATCGAATGGCTGCGCGGCGATCCGGTGACCGCGGCTCGCTGGGCAGGCTGA